A single genomic interval of Mycolicibacterium holsaticum DSM 44478 = JCM 12374 harbors:
- a CDS encoding FadD3 family acyl-CoA ligase yields MTQQHWETIGEMVLSAADRFGDAEAVVDGSLRLTYVELAHRIRCAAGAFAKAGIGKGERAAIWAPNSAEWIVAAFGLLAAGGVLVPVNTRFKSEEAADIIGRSGAKLVLVQKDFLGLDYSVPFAEPGRRPQVIDLKSDFLSSGSPFVCEGIDGTDVSDIIFTSGTTGRPKGARMNHRQTLRMYEEWATLADLREGDRYLMINPYFHTFGLKAGLVASFLRGATMVPVAAFDIDRVVDLIERERITMLPGPPTLYHSLLAVEDKDRLATLRAAVTGAADIPVELVRRIHDELPFQTLMTGYGLTEAGNVTLSRPGDSFEDVATTAGLPCEGIEVRVADDGEVLVRGYGVMEGYLDDPVATAEAIDADGFLHTGDLGEFTESGRLRVVGRKKDMFIVGGFNAYPAEIEGFLLEHPGVAQAAVIGVPDERLGQVGKAFVVHKDGTGAVSAEDLIAWSRQRMAGFKVPRYVEFLDELPLNATGKVMKDRLQAKNG; encoded by the coding sequence GTGACACAACAGCACTGGGAGACCATCGGTGAGATGGTCTTGAGCGCAGCGGACCGCTTCGGCGACGCGGAAGCGGTCGTCGACGGTTCGCTGCGCTTGACCTACGTCGAGCTGGCACACCGAATCCGTTGTGCGGCAGGAGCGTTCGCTAAGGCAGGGATCGGCAAGGGCGAGCGGGCGGCGATCTGGGCGCCGAACTCCGCGGAGTGGATCGTCGCGGCGTTCGGACTGTTGGCCGCGGGCGGCGTGCTGGTCCCGGTCAACACCCGGTTCAAATCCGAGGAAGCCGCCGACATCATCGGCCGCAGCGGCGCCAAGCTGGTGCTGGTGCAGAAGGATTTCCTCGGCCTGGACTACTCGGTGCCGTTCGCCGAGCCGGGCCGGCGTCCGCAGGTGATCGACCTGAAATCCGACTTCCTCTCCAGCGGTTCACCGTTCGTATGCGAGGGCATCGACGGCACCGACGTCTCCGACATCATCTTCACCTCCGGCACGACGGGGCGGCCCAAGGGCGCCAGGATGAACCACCGTCAGACGTTGCGGATGTATGAGGAGTGGGCGACGCTCGCCGATCTGCGCGAGGGCGACCGCTACCTGATGATCAACCCGTACTTCCACACGTTCGGGCTCAAGGCCGGCCTGGTCGCGTCGTTCCTGCGAGGTGCGACGATGGTGCCCGTTGCGGCGTTCGACATCGACCGGGTCGTCGACCTCATCGAGCGCGAGCGGATCACCATGCTGCCCGGCCCGCCGACGCTGTATCACTCGCTGCTCGCCGTCGAGGACAAGGACCGGCTCGCGACGTTGCGGGCCGCCGTGACGGGGGCGGCCGACATTCCGGTGGAGTTGGTGCGCAGGATCCACGACGAGCTTCCGTTCCAGACGTTGATGACGGGTTACGGCCTGACCGAGGCCGGAAACGTCACCCTGTCGCGTCCCGGCGATTCGTTCGAAGACGTCGCCACCACCGCCGGGCTTCCGTGCGAGGGCATCGAGGTGCGCGTCGCCGACGACGGCGAGGTGCTGGTCCGCGGCTACGGCGTCATGGAGGGCTACCTCGACGACCCGGTCGCCACCGCGGAGGCGATCGACGCCGACGGCTTTCTGCACACCGGCGATCTCGGCGAGTTCACCGAGTCGGGGCGGCTGCGGGTGGTGGGCCGCAAGAAGGACATGTTCATCGTCGGCGGGTTCAACGCCTATCCCGCCGAGATCGAAGGCTTTCTGCTCGAGCACCCCGGCGTCGCCCAGGCCGCGGTGATCGGAGTTCCCGATGAGCGGTTGGGTCAGGTGGGCAAGGCGTTCGTGGTGCACAAGGATGGCACCGGCGCGGTAAGCGCCGAGGACCTCATCGCTTGGAGCCGGCAAAGAATGGCGGGCTTCAAGGTGCCGCGGTATGTAGAGTTCCTCGACGAACTGCCGTTGAACGCCACCGGCAAGGTCATGAAGGACCGCCTTCAGGCCAAAAATGGCTGA
- a CDS encoding IspD/TarI family cytidylyltransferase, with protein MELSAIVPLPVSVAQNPASAFLALAGQAPLERIVRAMLDAVAGAGRVVVAAAEPLLADVGAALADSGLAAVAVTAADGSGERAACLSSGLKYLEQQNFSTTHVLIGDIRQPLVGAELRDRVIAGLSDAVVVPALPVTDSVKAVDESGSVIATVDRSTLAAAQYPRGVAAGQLASLLSGRTSEDFDEVEEAVRAGVEITVVAGDPDGFRAVLPADAPFFEAVIASRQQDRN; from the coding sequence GTGGAGCTCTCGGCGATTGTGCCGCTGCCGGTTTCGGTCGCGCAGAACCCGGCGTCGGCGTTCCTTGCGCTGGCGGGGCAGGCGCCGCTGGAACGGATCGTGCGCGCGATGCTCGACGCGGTGGCCGGGGCCGGTCGGGTGGTCGTGGCAGCGGCGGAGCCACTTCTCGCCGACGTGGGCGCAGCCCTTGCCGACAGCGGATTGGCGGCGGTCGCGGTCACCGCTGCCGACGGTTCCGGTGAACGGGCTGCGTGCCTGAGTTCGGGGTTGAAATACCTTGAGCAACAAAATTTTTCGACGACGCACGTGTTGATCGGTGATATCCGGCAACCGCTGGTCGGCGCCGAGCTGCGCGACCGGGTGATCGCTGGTTTGTCCGATGCCGTCGTGGTGCCGGCACTTCCGGTCACCGACAGCGTCAAGGCCGTCGACGAGAGCGGTTCGGTGATCGCCACCGTGGATCGGTCCACGCTGGCCGCCGCGCAATATCCGCGCGGCGTCGCCGCCGGTCAACTGGCGTCGTTGTTGTCCGGGCGCACCTCCGAGGACTTCGACGAGGTCGAGGAGGCCGTCCGGGCGGGGGTGGAGATCACCGTCGTCGCCGGGGACCCCGACGGGTTCCGCGCCGTGCTGCCCGCGGATGCGCCGTTCTTCGAGGCGGTCATCGCGAGCCGGCAGCAGGATCGGAACTGA
- a CDS encoding IspD/TarI family cytidylyltransferase — MRASPEPSAVGVVLAAGLGSRVGADGNKAYLQVADRAMVTWSLETLTQLADIARVVLVHRQGERTLAQHTVARELPTAAVEFVEGGDSRHASEFNVLRYLAADIDAGAIDVVLIHDAARPVAGRHLFVTAVAVAREFGGAIPALPLPEVVSTEPSRSTARLVRVQTPQAFRAAPLLQAYRTADGQRFEGTDTSSCVEAFTDLQIRTFAGEQRNIKVTYAHDIAVAEHLLTDAVSSDPAAGSR, encoded by the coding sequence ATGCGCGCGTCCCCGGAGCCCTCCGCCGTCGGGGTGGTGCTCGCCGCGGGCCTGGGTTCGCGCGTGGGTGCCGACGGCAACAAGGCCTACCTTCAGGTGGCCGATCGCGCCATGGTGACGTGGTCGTTGGAGACCCTGACGCAACTGGCCGACATCGCGCGGGTGGTGCTGGTTCACCGGCAAGGTGAGCGCACGCTGGCCCAGCACACCGTGGCGCGTGAACTGCCCACCGCCGCCGTCGAGTTCGTCGAGGGCGGGGACAGCCGACACGCATCGGAGTTCAACGTGCTGCGCTACCTGGCCGCAGACATCGACGCCGGGGCGATCGACGTGGTGCTGATCCACGATGCCGCCCGACCGGTGGCCGGTCGGCACCTGTTCGTCACCGCGGTGGCAGTGGCCCGCGAGTTCGGTGGCGCGATCCCGGCGCTGCCGCTACCCGAAGTGGTGAGCACCGAGCCGTCGAGATCCACCGCGAGGTTGGTCCGGGTCCAGACACCGCAGGCATTTCGGGCCGCCCCCCTGCTGCAGGCCTACCGGACCGCCGACGGCCAGCGCTTCGAGGGCACCGACACGTCGTCGTGCGTCGAAGCGTTCACCGATCTGCAGATCCGCACCTTCGCCGGTGAACAACGCAACATCAAGGTGACCTACGCCCACGACATCGCCGTCGCCGAACACCTGCTCACCGACGCGGTCAGTTCCGATCCTGCTGCCGGCTCGCGATGA
- a CDS encoding AfsR/SARP family transcriptional regulator, giving the protein MDQYSLHLLGGFAAHIGDREIDLPPACQRLVALLALKRRPMHRLWVCATLWPTTQTRTAVASLRSATWRLRPLGADRLVTQDCQYLALAPEVWVDWHHAVDLMDRLPGSIVEPQLVADLLPLLRAGELLDTWSEQWVGPERSSYHAMRISAVEALAHGVDKPVPHQPLGAIRSVHAGRPVARRHIDFGDSGEP; this is encoded by the coding sequence GTGGACCAGTACTCGCTGCACCTGCTTGGCGGATTCGCCGCCCACATCGGCGACCGCGAGATCGACCTGCCGCCGGCGTGTCAACGACTCGTCGCGCTGCTCGCCTTGAAGCGCAGACCGATGCACCGGCTGTGGGTGTGCGCGACGCTGTGGCCCACCACCCAGACCCGCACGGCCGTCGCGAGCCTGCGCTCTGCCACCTGGCGGCTTCGCCCGCTGGGCGCCGACCGGCTCGTCACGCAGGATTGCCAGTACCTCGCGCTCGCCCCCGAGGTGTGGGTCGACTGGCACCACGCGGTCGACCTGATGGACCGGCTGCCCGGCAGCATCGTCGAACCGCAACTCGTGGCCGACCTGCTGCCGCTTCTTCGGGCCGGCGAACTGCTCGACACATGGAGCGAGCAGTGGGTCGGGCCCGAGCGCAGCAGCTACCACGCGATGCGGATCAGCGCCGTCGAAGCACTCGCCCACGGCGTTGACAAACCGGTACCGCACCAACCTCTTGGCGCGATCCGCTCGGTGCACGCCGGTCGCCCTGTCGCCCGGCGGCACATCGATTTCGGCGATTCGGGGGAGCCGTGA
- a CDS encoding ChaB family protein, whose product MPKTTKSGSARKSELPSTLQKSDAKAQRTFAKAHDAAVKEYGEGQRAHRVAYSALKHSYEKVGDHWEPKSKRGPSDQRARSGGPNAKGKTAEGVDANASKKHLVDVARRLDISGRSKMDKSELVSAIKKANRRATSRSR is encoded by the coding sequence ATGCCGAAGACGACGAAGAGCGGAAGTGCTCGCAAGAGCGAGCTTCCGAGCACACTGCAGAAGTCGGATGCCAAGGCGCAGCGCACGTTCGCCAAGGCGCACGACGCAGCGGTCAAGGAGTACGGCGAAGGTCAACGCGCCCACCGCGTCGCCTACAGCGCGCTCAAGCACAGCTATGAGAAGGTGGGCGACCATTGGGAACCCAAGTCCAAGAGGGGCCCGTCGGACCAGCGGGCCCGCAGTGGTGGACCGAACGCCAAGGGTAAGACCGCTGAGGGTGTGGACGCCAACGCGTCGAAGAAACATCTCGTGGATGTCGCACGGCGCCTGGACATCTCGGGTCGTTCGAAGATGGACAAGAGCGAATTGGTTTCGGCGATCAAGAAAGCCAACCGCCGGGCGACCTCGCGCAGTCGCTAG
- a CDS encoding MFS transporter has translation MRPWIVWTTGLFAYIVAVLDRTTLGVSGLDAANRFNASPSVLSTFVVLQVVVYASAQVPAGVLLDRFGSKTLIIAGATLMSAGQFALAFTESLPTAIAARAVLGLGDAVTFISVLRLVPHWFKPRQVPLVTQLTGICGQLGQVLSAIPFFALLNAHGWTTAYASVAALGVLSIVLTLLLVKNTPQGNVLEIQTTSITETLSSVKTVWLRPGTRLGFFTHMGTQFSVTVFALMWGVPYLTVAQGVSAGTAGALLTISVAAAIWAGIIIGIFTGRHPHRRSRLVLVIIASNALIWSIVLALPGRAPLWLLIVLVVVISVGGPGSMVGFDFARTFNTSATLGTAQGMVNMGGFAASLLVMQTMGVILDAAGGFSFDSFRLAWTVQYAIWALAVGGILITRRKTRRLMGLEGAAPRVVRERLLLETLDVKPPGGD, from the coding sequence GTGCGTCCCTGGATCGTCTGGACCACCGGACTGTTCGCCTATATCGTCGCCGTGCTCGACCGCACGACGCTGGGTGTCTCCGGTCTGGACGCGGCCAACCGCTTCAACGCCAGCCCCAGCGTGCTGTCCACGTTCGTCGTGCTGCAGGTGGTTGTCTACGCCAGCGCCCAGGTGCCCGCCGGCGTACTGCTGGACCGGTTCGGCTCCAAGACCCTGATCATCGCCGGCGCCACGCTGATGTCGGCGGGCCAATTCGCGCTCGCGTTCACCGAGTCGCTGCCGACCGCCATCGCCGCACGGGCAGTGCTCGGTCTCGGTGACGCCGTCACGTTCATCTCGGTGCTGCGCCTGGTACCGCACTGGTTCAAACCGCGGCAGGTGCCGCTGGTGACGCAGCTGACCGGCATCTGCGGACAGCTCGGCCAAGTCCTTTCCGCGATACCGTTTTTCGCGCTGCTCAACGCGCACGGCTGGACCACGGCCTACGCCTCCGTGGCGGCGCTGGGCGTGCTGTCGATCGTCTTGACGCTGCTTTTGGTGAAAAACACTCCGCAGGGCAACGTTCTGGAGATCCAGACCACGTCGATCACCGAAACGCTGTCGAGCGTGAAAACCGTGTGGTTACGGCCCGGAACCCGACTGGGCTTTTTCACCCACATGGGCACGCAGTTCTCCGTCACCGTTTTCGCGCTGATGTGGGGAGTGCCCTACCTGACGGTGGCGCAAGGCGTTTCAGCCGGAACAGCGGGCGCGTTGTTGACGATCTCGGTGGCCGCAGCCATTTGGGCGGGCATCATCATCGGCATCTTCACCGGCAGACATCCGCATCGCCGCTCACGCCTTGTGCTGGTCATCATCGCCAGCAACGCGTTGATCTGGTCCATTGTCCTGGCGCTGCCCGGTCGTGCCCCGCTGTGGCTGCTGATCGTCCTGGTGGTGGTGATCTCGGTCGGCGGTCCCGGCTCGATGGTCGGGTTCGACTTCGCGCGAACGTTCAACACCAGCGCCACCCTGGGCACCGCCCAGGGGATGGTCAACATGGGCGGGTTCGCCGCATCCCTGCTGGTGATGCAGACGATGGGCGTCATCCTCGACGCCGCCGGTGGCTTCTCGTTCGACTCGTTCCGGCTGGCGTGGACCGTTCAGTACGCGATCTGGGCACTGGCCGTCGGCGGCATCCTCATCACCCGCCGCAAGACGCGTCGGCTCATGGGTCTTGAAGGCGCCGCGCCCCGGGTGGTGCGTGAACGGCTGTTGCTCGAGACGCTGGACGTCAAGCCGCCTGGCGGCGACTAG
- a CDS encoding MerR family transcriptional regulator, with protein sequence MAEYRLDELARISGVSARNIRAYRERGLLDPPRRVGRSAFYDDYHLSQLRTINQLHRRGFNSAHIAEFFASMRQGADLADILGIQRAVLGPPDEEGEPSATPTPESGIDVDPGGDEVRRLIEYGLAELVEGAVVLVDPVIGDVVARAADQTAYLRALLRIYETTRPAIANMASGFVEVIDDCVTDTFGPQAPEPEKIGQVAQDYRDMWRRVVAGELDKASRRPQNPTAH encoded by the coding sequence TTGGCTGAGTACCGACTCGATGAACTCGCGCGGATCTCCGGTGTCAGCGCCCGCAACATCCGTGCCTATCGCGAAAGAGGGCTGCTCGACCCGCCGCGCAGGGTGGGGAGGTCGGCGTTTTACGACGACTACCACCTGTCGCAACTGCGCACCATCAACCAGTTGCATCGGCGCGGCTTCAACTCGGCGCACATCGCCGAGTTCTTCGCCAGCATGCGTCAGGGCGCCGACCTGGCCGACATCCTGGGAATACAGCGCGCCGTACTCGGTCCGCCCGATGAGGAAGGCGAGCCAAGTGCGACGCCGACGCCGGAGAGCGGCATCGACGTCGACCCCGGCGGCGACGAGGTGCGCCGGCTGATCGAATACGGGCTGGCCGAGCTCGTCGAGGGCGCTGTCGTGCTCGTCGACCCGGTCATCGGTGACGTCGTCGCTCGGGCGGCGGACCAAACGGCCTACCTTCGCGCCCTGCTGCGCATCTACGAAACGACGCGACCCGCGATCGCGAACATGGCCAGCGGATTCGTCGAGGTGATCGACGACTGTGTGACCGACACGTTCGGCCCGCAGGCCCCTGAGCCCGAAAAGATCGGCCAAGTGGCCCAGGATTACCGCGACATGTGGCGCCGGGTGGTGGCCGGCGAGCTGGACAAGGCGTCGCGACGACCCCAAAACCCGACGGCCCACTAG